TCGACTAGGTTGGCCTTTTCAAGCTTTTTGAGATGGAGGTAGAGCAACTGGCGGGAAATGCCGAGTGTCTTGGCCAGTTCATAAACGTACCACTCCTTTTCGCAGAGCATTTTGAGTATCTTTACCCTAACAGGGGAACTCAGGGCCTCTGCAATCACTGTTATTTCCTGTATGCTCTCGACCATCTCGCATCACTCTTGGCCTTCCATAGGACAGCGGACTCTTACATAGGTTGGATGGAGAAAATAAAAAGCTTTCGAATCAGCGCTTCAGGAGGGCGTAAAGCAGGGCACCAAGGAGCACGAGGGGGAGCAGCAGTAGAGCAATGCGGGCGAAGAGAATGAATATGGCAAATATTCCAAAGCCCCACCACATCCACCAGAGTCCTCTTCTTCCAAAGCCGGGGCGCGTTATTGGGCCTCCAAACCCTCTTGGCATAGTCATCCCTCCAGGTAGAGCCAGCCAACAACGCTCTCGCCGCAGTCCAGCGTCACCTTTATCCCAAACGGGGTCTGGTAGGCACTCCCAATGGAGAGCTTCTCCAAGGAGCAACCTCCAACAACTTTTCCGATGTAGTTTCCGTGCTCATCAACGAGCTTGAGGACAGTTCCGCGTGATGTCTCGTACCTCTCAACGATCACGCGCCCGAGAAGTTCCAGCGCGTCGTCCCTCACCTCGTCAACATCGATCTCTTCAACGGGAAACTCACCAAACTCAACGAAGTGCCAGGCTTTAGCTTCCATCACCAACCCTCCTCTTTGTAAATAGGAATAAAAAGAAAGCTTCAGATAGGCATTCCAATCCTCTGGGCGAGCCCGTTCATCCACGCCCAGGCGTGCCTGAAGGCGCTGGTTATACCCGCCACAATGCCCCCTTCCTGCATTCCTCCCGCCTGTCCGTGGGCGGCCATCATGCCGTGACCTCCGTATCCGTGACTGGGTGTCGTGCCGATAACGCTCTGGTAGTAGTCCTCACTCACAACCTGCGGCTCGTAGGTCACCCCGTAGGCCTCAAGCTGGCCCGTGAAGGCCCTGAGGTGGTTCTCACTGCCAGCCATGAGGTTCTCATAGACGAGTTTTATGTCCTCGTTGTCGGTCTGGGCTATCCTCTCCTGGAGATCCACTATGTCGGTCTCCTCTATCAGTGCCCCAACCTTGAGGGCATCGACAACGCTCCCGCCCCCCATCTCGATGAGCCGGTCGTAGAGGGCCTGCAGGTCGGGGTTAGTAAAGACCCCTATCTCATCGCTGGCCGGATCGGTGAGGTTGTACTTCTCCAGCAGACTCAGCACGGCGTCCATGTGCTTCTGCTCGCTCTGGGCGATGTTGTAAAACACCTGAAGGCCGTAGGTTTCGTATATCGTTAGGTAGACGTCCCTTGCGAGCTTTTCCTCCTCGCGCATGTAAAGCAGTCCATCAATCTCCTCCTGACTCAGGTCTGAGTAGTAAGTGTCAAGGACACTGTTCGTCGCTGGAGCGGTTGTTTGGGATGCGTACGGGTTCGGCCCTGGAGTTCCCATGTACGCTGAAACCGCCCCAATGGACATTCCCACCAGCAGGGCTATCAGCCCAATTCCAAACCACATCTTTCTCCTGGTCTCAACCTCCTACATGTGTAAGCTCAATATTACATATGTGCGAGGTCTTATAAAGTTTTCGGTTAGAAGAGCCAGAAGGAATTGCCCGATCCAAACTATAAAAAGAAATGAGGAGGGATTTTACGGCCTTCCGTGTCTGCCATGGGCGGGGAACACCATGCGCTCTCTAAACTTGCCCCTGCCGTTGGCATAGAGCTCAAGGAGCTTTTCCCTTATCTGTTGCATTATTGAATCTATGGCATCGTAGTCGCGGTTCTTTATGGCCTCCTTGAGCTGGTCTACCAACGCCTGGAGCTCGGTGGTGTTAAGCCCAGTCTTTTCCATTATCATGATCTGCCTCTCAAGCCTCCAGACGTACATCTCTGCCCTCATAGTCATGTTGGTCTGTATTTCTACGCTCCATCTGTCAGAGGCCATCCTGATGACGAACTCGGCATGGGCCTTCGCCGCTATGGCCTGTCCGTACGCCTTACCATACCTGCCCATCTCGTAGGCATCCTTGGCGTTCTCCAGTTCTTTTTCAGCGAGGTTCAGCATCCTTGTGGCGAGCCGCTCCTCGGGTGGGCTTAGAGTCACATTCTCCAGCATCTCCTTGGCTGTCGCTATTCTCTCCTCACTCGCGTTGATGGCCTCAAGTGCTGTCTCGGCAGTTATGTTGACCTCCATCTCGGTGCAGTTGCAGTTCATCTTTTCCCTCAGCTGTTCCCTTATGTGGAGCATCACTTTGCTCATAACCGGGGTCTGCACGATGGTTACGTTGGCGTTCCTTACCTGAAGCTTCAGCATGAGCTTGGTTATGTTTGAGGTGTCGTTGACGAAGGCTATCATGGCCTTTCTGCGAACTGCCATCCTGAGAGCGGCCCTGATGGCTGCGCTGTCGTTTCCGGGGGCTATTATCACGCTGTTGTTGAACATGAGTTTGAATTTGAGTTTTGCCTGTTCCATTACCATGATGTTGGTTTCGTATCTGTTCTGGCCTCCCCAGCGTTCGACTGTAATCCCAAGCTCTTGAAGGTCAGTCACGTACTGCTCAACCACGGCATCGGGTCCTCCGATTATTATCACCTCATCCGGAGCGTAACTCATGATCTCGGCAGTGACGTTCGGGTCATAGACGCCCCATGTAGTCGTGACTATCACGGCCCCAGTTACGTTAGCCAAATACTCAGCAATGGCGCAGTCAGCCTCGTTGTCGCTCACCAGAATCACAGTCACTGAAGTGCCCTCGGCCGCTACCTTCCCGAAGGACAGTGTGGTTGCCACGAGCATCAAACCAAAGAGCAATGCAACACCTTTTTTCCACATCATGGCCCTTCACCTCAATGTTCTCTATGAGAAAAGCAATATTTAAGCTTTTTTCACGAAATCGTGTGCTTAAATTCATTCTTGTTTACTGAAGCGGCTTTTCCTACCTTTTTTCGATTTTTACCGTTAAACAACGTTATTCACCGTTTATTTGCGTTTAAGGGAGAGTTTGAGGAGAGAATATAAAAAATCGAATTTCCAGAAAAGAATTGTGATTGAATAAAGGGAGATACTCCCTTTACACCTGCTCCAGTATCTTCTCCACATCGCTGGTCTCGTTCATCAGCTCAAGGGCGGTGGCGTTTATCTCCCTCATCTCCCAGAGCAGGGAGTTGAGGCTCTTGGTGAGGCTGTACATCGAGGTGGCCACCACTGCGAGGAGGACGAGCCAGAGGGCTATGCTCAGATATGCCACATATCCCGGTGTCTCGGCGTAGATGTACTGAGAGAAATACGGCCCCATCAGCTTTCACCCCCT
This window of the Thermococcus thermotolerans genome carries:
- a CDS encoding DUF2202 domain-containing protein, yielding MWFGIGLIALLVGMSIGAVSAYMGTPGPNPYASQTTAPATNSVLDTYYSDLSQEEIDGLLYMREEEKLARDVYLTIYETYGLQVFYNIAQSEQKHMDAVLSLLEKYNLTDPASDEIGVFTNPDLQALYDRLIEMGGGSVVDALKVGALIEETDIVDLQERIAQTDNEDIKLVYENLMAGSENHLRAFTGQLEAYGVTYEPQVVSEDYYQSVIGTTPSHGYGGHGMMAAHGQAGGMQEGGIVAGITSAFRHAWAWMNGLAQRIGMPI
- a CDS encoding ArsR/SmtB family transcription factor codes for the protein MVESIQEITVIAEALSSPVRVKILKMLCEKEWYVYELAKTLGISRQLLYLHLKKLEKANLVESELRLEPNDPRAKKYYRAKPFKFVVDNETIKNLKEV